One Thiocapsa sp. genomic window carries:
- a CDS encoding ribonuclease T(2) has translation MPPKSPSLRKFLLSVFVLLWSSVPSAEPLAAVLTAEEACPATVSTKRPDNPGSIRLVPGQDYVVVGTNRADPSHYRLRFEDANPKERWVEIRCGRLADVAAPAAGADARQAPPPSARAGSMESQLVLAASWQPAFCELRTTRPECRDQTPERADARRFSLHGLWPQPIGNSYCGVGERERTLSKSGRWRLLPALDLDATTRARLDALMPGTRSDLQRHQWVKHGTCYGTDADTYFRHSMLLLEQLNASGVRALFEENIGKRLSATRVRAAFDDAFGTGAGERVRLSCSEGLIEELRIGLKGVVDDTADLSELILAAPKRSPDCRGGWVDQAGIQGARPR, from the coding sequence ATGCCACCGAAATCCCCAAGCCTGCGCAAATTCCTGCTGTCGGTGTTCGTACTCCTGTGGTCGTCGGTACCTTCCGCCGAGCCCCTGGCCGCGGTCCTGACCGCCGAGGAAGCGTGCCCGGCGACGGTCTCGACCAAGCGACCGGACAACCCCGGTTCGATCCGGCTCGTCCCCGGCCAAGACTATGTGGTCGTCGGGACCAATCGGGCGGATCCGAGCCACTATCGACTCAGGTTCGAGGACGCGAACCCGAAGGAGCGCTGGGTCGAGATCCGCTGCGGTCGTCTTGCCGACGTTGCCGCGCCTGCTGCGGGCGCGGACGCGCGGCAGGCGCCCCCGCCATCCGCGCGTGCGGGCTCGATGGAGAGCCAGCTCGTGCTGGCGGCCAGTTGGCAGCCAGCCTTCTGCGAGTTGCGCACGACGCGTCCGGAATGCCGGGACCAGACGCCGGAGCGTGCGGATGCGCGGCGCTTCTCGCTGCACGGTCTCTGGCCTCAGCCCATCGGCAACAGCTATTGCGGTGTCGGCGAGCGGGAGCGGACGTTGTCGAAATCGGGTCGTTGGCGCCTCTTGCCGGCGCTCGATCTGGATGCGACGACCCGCGCGCGTCTGGACGCGTTGATGCCGGGAACCCGCTCCGATCTGCAGCGGCATCAGTGGGTCAAGCACGGGACCTGTTACGGCACGGATGCGGACACCTATTTCCGTCACTCCATGTTGCTGCTCGAGCAGCTCAACGCCTCCGGCGTTCGTGCATTGTTCGAGGAGAACATCGGCAAACGCTTGAGTGCGACACGGGTGCGCGCCGCGTTCGACGACGCCTTCGGCACGGGGGCCGGCGAGCGAGTCCGTCTGAGCTGTTCCGAAGGTCTGATCGAGGAGCTGCGAATCGGTCTGAAGGGCGTCGTCGACGATACCGCCGACCTAAGCGAGTTGATCCTTGCCGCGCCCAAGCGGAGCCCCGACTGCCGCGGTGGATGGGTCGATCAAGCGGGCATCCAGGGAGCGCGCCCACGCTGA
- a CDS encoding electron transport complex subunit E, producing the protein MAAPQPYGSIIGDGFWNNNQALVALLGLCPLLATTTSATNGLGMGLATTAVLILSNVTVSLIRDLVRPEVRLPVFVLVIASFVTAVELSIQAYFYELYLVLGLFIPLIVTNCAIIGRAEAFASKNRVDRALLDAIAMGLGFTLVLVVLGGMREFIGQGTLFYQANLLLGDAATGLSLSLGEGFQGALIAILPPGAFIGLGLLIALKNLIDKRLKRRAAVRAAKAAPAPTSAAGVAAPAAG; encoded by the coding sequence ATGGCGGCACCGCAACCCTACGGCAGCATCATCGGCGACGGCTTCTGGAACAACAACCAGGCCCTCGTCGCTCTGCTCGGGCTCTGTCCCTTGCTCGCGACCACCACGAGCGCCACCAACGGTTTGGGCATGGGTCTGGCCACGACGGCCGTGCTCATTCTCTCCAACGTGACCGTCTCCCTGATCCGCGACCTGGTGCGCCCGGAGGTCCGATTACCCGTCTTCGTGCTGGTCATCGCCTCCTTCGTGACGGCGGTCGAGTTGAGCATCCAAGCCTATTTCTACGAGCTCTACCTGGTGTTGGGGCTCTTCATCCCGCTGATCGTCACCAACTGCGCCATCATCGGCCGGGCCGAGGCGTTCGCCTCCAAGAACCGTGTCGACCGCGCTCTGCTCGATGCGATCGCGATGGGGCTCGGCTTTACGCTGGTGCTGGTCGTGCTGGGCGGAATGCGTGAATTCATCGGCCAAGGCACCCTCTTCTATCAGGCCAACCTGCTGCTCGGGGACGCCGCGACGGGCCTCAGTCTCAGCCTGGGCGAAGGATTCCAGGGTGCGCTCATCGCCATTCTCCCGCCCGGCGCCTTCATCGGGCTTGGCCTCTTGATCGCTCTGAAGAACCTGATCGACAAGCGCCTCAAGCGGCGTGCGGCTGTGCGCGCGGCCAAGGCCGCACCCGCGCCGACCTCTGCCGCGGGCGTCGCGGCACCGGCGGCGGGCTGA
- a CDS encoding HlyC/CorC family transporter — protein sequence MASDRSSEGSRSRNWFERIGQLLGGEPQDKEQLLEVLKDAKERELLDTDALSMIEGVLQVSDLRVRDIMIPRAEMVYLRREDPLEKILEIAVKSAHSRFPVTGDDKGEVVGILLAKDLLSFCRDHGGRAFNIRDLLRSAVFVPESKRLNVLLKEFRSSRNHMAIVIDEYGSAGGLVTIEDVLEQIVGEIDDEHDYDEGPGIFRRGKNEFSAKARTTIEDFNAYFGSDFSDEEFDTIGGLVVNALGHLPKKGESVELGRFRFTVMRADSRRVHLVSVEAVDSTENPPGVSEDAARPA from the coding sequence ATGGCCAGCGATCGATCTAGCGAGGGTTCGCGTTCACGCAACTGGTTCGAACGGATCGGCCAGTTGCTCGGGGGCGAGCCACAAGACAAGGAGCAGCTCTTGGAGGTGCTCAAGGATGCGAAGGAGCGCGAGCTGCTCGATACCGACGCCTTGAGCATGATCGAAGGCGTGTTGCAGGTCTCCGATCTGCGCGTGCGCGACATCATGATCCCGCGTGCCGAGATGGTCTATCTCCGGCGGGAAGACCCGCTGGAAAAGATCCTCGAGATCGCCGTCAAATCGGCGCATTCCCGTTTCCCCGTGACGGGCGACGACAAAGGGGAGGTCGTCGGCATCCTGCTGGCCAAGGATCTACTCTCCTTCTGCCGAGACCACGGCGGACGTGCCTTCAACATCCGCGATCTGTTGCGTTCCGCAGTCTTCGTCCCCGAGAGTAAGCGACTCAACGTTCTGCTCAAGGAGTTTCGTTCCAGCCGCAACCACATGGCGATCGTGATCGACGAGTACGGCAGCGCCGGCGGGCTCGTGACCATCGAGGACGTGCTCGAGCAGATCGTCGGCGAGATCGACGACGAGCACGACTACGACGAAGGTCCAGGGATTTTCCGGCGCGGCAAGAACGAGTTCAGCGCCAAGGCGCGTACGACCATCGAGGACTTCAACGCGTATTTCGGCAGCGACTTCTCGGACGAGGAATTCGACACCATCGGCGGTCTGGTCGTGAATGCACTGGGCCATCTGCCGAAGAAAGGCGAGTCGGTCGAGCTCGGCCGGTTCCGCTTCACCGTGATGCGTGCGGACAGCCGGCGTGTCCACCTTGTGAGTGTCGAGGCGGTGGATTCCACCGAGAACCCACCCGGTGTCTCGGAGGATGCTGCGCGCCCGGCCTGA
- a CDS encoding 23S rRNA (adenine(2030)-N(6))-methyltransferase RlmJ codes for MPAAISPCDRRIKGDGSERSTSLLSYLHGFHAGNHADVFKHAVLTLLLEALLAKPKPLVYVESHAGAGRYALGAEQALKTAEYRLGIERLWERRDAFPQLSAYLGAISALNPDGGFSAYPGSPALAAHLLRTEDRLILMELHPTESQTLRRHLGGDPRIGIHRRDGLEGLSALLPPKPARGLVLIDPPYEQVSEYVRVADALVAAHARWPTGVFALWFPRLGLQRDRSADLIGRIRRSVPDGLLCELRVRRQVDDFGMHGSGMLILNPPWRLEEQLADLLPRLAEVLAMEETGRSTPTWTLGRA; via the coding sequence ATGCCGGCCGCGATTTCCCCTTGCGATCGCCGCATCAAAGGCGATGGATCCGAGCGGAGCACCAGCCTGTTAAGCTACCTTCACGGCTTCCACGCCGGCAATCACGCCGATGTCTTCAAGCATGCGGTTCTTACCCTCTTGCTCGAGGCACTCCTGGCCAAACCCAAACCGCTCGTCTACGTCGAGTCGCACGCCGGCGCCGGTCGGTACGCCCTCGGGGCCGAGCAGGCACTCAAGACTGCGGAGTATCGGCTCGGGATCGAGCGACTCTGGGAGCGGCGCGACGCCTTTCCGCAGCTTTCGGCCTATCTGGGTGCAATCTCGGCGCTGAATCCGGACGGCGGATTCTCGGCCTATCCGGGCTCTCCCGCACTCGCGGCGCATCTGCTGCGCACCGAGGATCGACTGATCCTGATGGAGCTGCATCCGACCGAATCGCAGACCCTGCGTCGTCATCTCGGCGGCGACCCGAGGATCGGCATCCACCGTCGCGACGGTCTCGAAGGACTGAGCGCGCTTTTGCCGCCGAAGCCCGCCCGCGGGCTGGTTCTGATCGACCCGCCATACGAGCAGGTCTCCGAGTACGTGCGCGTCGCAGATGCACTCGTCGCCGCGCATGCCCGCTGGCCGACCGGGGTCTTCGCACTCTGGTTCCCGCGTCTGGGGCTTCAACGCGATCGCTCCGCAGATCTGATCGGGCGCATCCGGCGATCCGTCCCGGACGGGCTGCTGTGCGAGCTGAGGGTGCGGCGACAGGTCGACGACTTCGGAATGCACGGCTCCGGGATGCTGATCCTCAACCCGCCGTGGCGCCTGGAAGAGCAGCTCGCGGACCTGCTGCCGCGACTCGCCGAGGTGCTCGCGATGGAGGAGACGGGCAGATCGACACCGACATGGACGCTCGGCAGGGCGTAG
- the rsxD gene encoding electron transport complex subunit RsxD — protein sequence MSATLVSSPHGSRPNRVDRVMQEVLLALVPGVLAMIWFFGWGVLVNITLAVAVAVAAEAAVMLMRRRPIGPAIGDYSAVVTAVLFAISVPPTLPWWMTLLGMLFAIVLVKQLYGGIGYNPFNPAMAAYVFLLVSYPVAMTTWLAPDMLAEHAVSFTESLRLIFGGALPSGVEWDAISAATPLDEMRGKLDQGMSIAEIRLSPLWGDFGGRGWEWVANGFLLGGVYLLWRRIITWHIPVSMLAALTVAASAFWLLDPTTHPVPAFHLFSGAAIVGAFFIATDPVSACTTRTGQIIFGASIGLVVFVIRTWGGYPDAVAFAVLLMNIAAPTIDHYTQPRVFGHTGNRAKP from the coding sequence ATGAGCGCGACGCTCGTCTCCTCGCCGCACGGGTCCCGACCGAATCGGGTCGACCGGGTCATGCAGGAGGTCCTGCTCGCGCTGGTGCCCGGCGTGCTGGCGATGATCTGGTTCTTCGGCTGGGGCGTGCTCGTCAACATCACGCTCGCCGTCGCCGTGGCCGTGGCCGCCGAGGCGGCGGTCATGCTGATGCGCCGACGCCCGATCGGGCCGGCCATCGGCGACTACAGCGCCGTCGTCACGGCCGTGCTCTTCGCCATCTCGGTCCCGCCGACCTTGCCCTGGTGGATGACCCTGCTCGGCATGCTCTTCGCCATCGTCCTGGTCAAGCAGTTGTACGGAGGTATCGGCTACAACCCCTTCAACCCGGCGATGGCCGCTTACGTCTTTTTGCTCGTGTCCTATCCGGTCGCCATGACCACCTGGCTGGCGCCCGATATGCTGGCCGAGCACGCGGTCTCCTTCACGGAGTCGCTGCGCCTGATCTTCGGGGGCGCCTTGCCGAGCGGTGTCGAGTGGGACGCCATCTCCGCGGCAACACCGCTCGACGAGATGCGCGGCAAGCTCGATCAAGGCATGTCCATCGCGGAGATCCGACTCAGTCCGCTGTGGGGCGACTTCGGCGGACGCGGCTGGGAATGGGTTGCGAACGGTTTCCTGCTCGGCGGTGTCTACCTCCTGTGGCGGCGCATCATCACCTGGCACATCCCGGTCTCCATGCTGGCGGCACTGACCGTCGCGGCCAGCGCATTCTGGCTGCTCGACCCGACGACCCACCCCGTCCCGGCCTTCCATCTGTTCAGCGGAGCGGCCATTGTGGGGGCCTTCTTCATCGCGACCGATCCGGTCAGCGCCTGCACGACCAGGACCGGGCAGATCATCTTCGGGGCCTCGATCGGGCTGGTGGTCTTCGTGATCCGCACCTGGGGCGGCTACCCGGACGCCGTCGCCTTCGCGGTCTTGTTGATGAACATCGCCGCCCCGACGATCGACCACTACACCCAGCCCAGGGTCTTCGGGCACACCGGAAACCGAGCTAAACCATGA
- a CDS encoding PhoH family protein — protein MSTQPQTLDLELEPADNVRLANLCGQLDQHLRQLERRLGIEISNRGVNFRLIGDPEGVRLCEQLLRDLYAETAAEVLTPETIHLWLQESGADALLESAEDRLPDVVIKTKRGLIRARGPNQQSYLHAMLKYDINFGVGPAGTGKTYLAVACAVEALESDSVRRLLLVRPAVEAGERLGFLPGDLAQKIDPYLRPLYDALFEMLGFEKVTKLLERNVIEVAPLAYMRGRTLNDSFIILDEAQNTTPEQMKMFLTRIGFGSTAVITGDVTQVDLPRGQPSGLRQAVEILKDVEGISFTFFNARDVVRHALVQRIVSAYDAFEQPVPLRGRVTKA, from the coding sequence GTGTCCACTCAACCGCAAACCCTGGATTTGGAGCTCGAGCCTGCCGACAACGTGCGGCTCGCCAACCTCTGTGGTCAGCTCGATCAGCACCTGCGTCAGCTCGAGCGTCGACTCGGCATCGAGATCAGCAATCGCGGCGTCAACTTCCGTCTGATCGGCGATCCCGAAGGGGTGCGCCTCTGCGAGCAGCTGCTCCGTGATCTCTATGCCGAGACCGCCGCCGAGGTCCTCACGCCCGAGACGATTCATCTCTGGCTCCAGGAGTCCGGGGCCGACGCGCTTTTGGAATCGGCCGAGGATCGTCTGCCGGATGTCGTCATCAAGACCAAGCGCGGTCTGATCCGAGCACGCGGACCGAATCAGCAGAGCTATCTCCACGCCATGCTGAAGTACGACATCAACTTCGGCGTCGGCCCGGCCGGGACGGGCAAGACCTATCTCGCGGTGGCCTGCGCGGTCGAGGCACTCGAATCCGACAGCGTGCGCCGTCTCCTGCTGGTGCGACCGGCAGTGGAGGCCGGCGAGCGTCTGGGGTTCCTGCCCGGCGATCTGGCCCAGAAGATCGATCCCTATCTGCGTCCGCTCTACGACGCGCTCTTCGAGATGCTCGGTTTCGAGAAGGTCACCAAGCTGCTCGAGCGCAACGTCATCGAGGTCGCCCCGCTGGCCTACATGCGCGGGCGCACGCTCAACGACTCCTTCATCATCCTCGACGAGGCCCAAAACACGACGCCCGAGCAGATGAAGATGTTTCTGACGCGCATCGGTTTCGGCTCGACCGCGGTGATCACGGGCGACGTGACGCAGGTCGACCTGCCGCGCGGGCAGCCCTCGGGTCTGCGCCAGGCGGTCGAGATCCTCAAGGACGTCGAGGGCATCAGCTTCACCTTCTTCAACGCCCGCGACGTGGTGCGCCATGCACTGGTTCAGCGCATCGTCAGTGCCTACGATGCCTTCGAGCAGCCGGTTCCTCTGCGCGGGCGGGTGACGAAGGCATGA
- a CDS encoding ATP-binding protein translates to MNGLIRRFGVTEGLAENPEFQSALVRMTACLLGALYIAVGASTQYYRVDVPYYLTLFAIYLVSNVGFLISIALRPEWPARVYLGICLDVVAISLAIFITREAISPFYLLYILVFISAGTRFGKPQLVVASLAAVVGYNVVLIALDEWRLHTFEATFFLALLVLLPLYQYSLLRKLQDARAEAERANQARGDFLAFMTHELRTPLTGVVGMTELLRGTRLDDEQRDCVQAIANSADILGALIGDILDLSKIDARRIVLERIPFDPRSLVRDVSDALAMRAHSAGLELIADVDPDVPLRLIGDPLRLRQILFNLVGNAVKFTPTGEVRVRLSVRPPEAEQYRPHLLFEVVDTGIGIPPDKLPRLFERFRQADESTTRRFGGTGLGTTISRELTLLMGGAIGVESEEGRGSRFWIRLPLIEDVAAVPSAPDGRLRGLSILILEPNATGRALACAAFGREGAACETPAEPPDVGSAPIRGQRFDLLVIADHPQGRDLNAVRAQVTTALGETRPCLFLVYPGRRPALEETKDACLTKPYLREDLIAAAETLLGRTAIPADGAPRAGLSSPSLGLEPIADAARMRVLVAEDNEIAAKVITRFLGKMGFELTCVADGEAALAEALSGDYGIAIVDLRMPKLDGIGFARRYREQAPHRPIPIVALTANASEDVKRDCLSAGMDDFLSKPVKPHELRRALAAALRELPAAGTVG, encoded by the coding sequence ATGAATGGACTGATCAGGCGTTTCGGTGTGACGGAGGGGTTGGCGGAGAACCCCGAATTTCAATCGGCCTTGGTGCGGATGACCGCCTGTCTGCTGGGTGCGCTCTACATCGCCGTCGGCGCCTCGACGCAGTACTACCGGGTCGACGTTCCCTACTATCTCACGCTCTTTGCCATCTATCTGGTCTCGAACGTCGGGTTTCTGATCAGTATCGCCCTGCGCCCCGAGTGGCCGGCGCGGGTCTACCTCGGGATCTGTCTGGATGTCGTCGCCATCAGCCTGGCGATCTTCATCACCCGCGAGGCGATCAGCCCCTTTTACCTGCTCTATATCCTGGTCTTCATCTCCGCCGGGACGCGATTCGGCAAGCCCCAACTCGTCGTGGCCTCGCTGGCCGCCGTCGTCGGCTACAACGTCGTGCTGATCGCACTCGACGAGTGGCGTCTTCACACCTTCGAGGCGACCTTCTTCCTGGCGCTCCTGGTGCTGCTGCCTTTGTATCAGTATTCCTTGCTGCGCAAGCTCCAGGATGCGCGTGCCGAGGCCGAAAGGGCCAATCAAGCGAGAGGCGATTTTCTGGCCTTCATGACACACGAGCTGCGCACCCCTTTGACCGGCGTCGTCGGCATGACCGAGCTGTTGCGAGGGACGCGACTGGATGACGAGCAGCGCGATTGTGTTCAGGCCATCGCCAACTCGGCCGATATTCTCGGCGCGCTGATCGGCGACATTCTGGACCTGTCGAAGATCGATGCACGTCGGATCGTCCTCGAGCGTATTCCCTTCGATCCGCGCAGTCTGGTGCGCGACGTCTCCGATGCGCTCGCGATGCGAGCGCATTCGGCCGGACTCGAGCTCATCGCCGACGTGGATCCCGACGTCCCGCTTCGTTTGATCGGCGATCCGCTGCGGTTGCGCCAGATCCTCTTCAACCTGGTCGGGAATGCCGTGAAATTCACGCCGACGGGGGAGGTCCGGGTGCGTCTGAGCGTCCGGCCGCCCGAGGCCGAGCAGTACCGCCCGCACCTGCTCTTCGAGGTCGTCGACACCGGAATCGGCATTCCGCCGGACAAGCTCCCGCGACTCTTCGAGCGTTTTCGCCAGGCCGACGAGTCGACCACGCGGCGTTTCGGCGGAACCGGTCTCGGGACGACCATCTCGCGCGAGCTGACCCTGTTGATGGGCGGGGCGATCGGTGTGGAGAGCGAGGAAGGGCGCGGGAGTCGCTTCTGGATTCGTCTACCCTTGATCGAGGATGTCGCGGCGGTGCCGAGCGCCCCGGATGGTCGGCTCCGCGGTTTGAGCATCCTCATCCTGGAGCCGAACGCGACCGGCCGCGCGTTGGCGTGTGCCGCCTTCGGCCGCGAGGGCGCGGCCTGCGAGACGCCCGCGGAGCCTCCCGATGTCGGCTCGGCGCCGATCCGGGGTCAGCGTTTCGATCTCCTCGTCATCGCCGACCATCCGCAGGGTCGAGATCTGAATGCGGTGCGGGCGCAGGTCACAACGGCCCTCGGCGAGACGCGGCCCTGCCTCTTTCTGGTTTACCCCGGACGGCGGCCCGCGCTCGAGGAGACGAAGGATGCCTGTCTGACGAAGCCCTATCTGCGGGAGGACCTGATCGCCGCAGCCGAGACGCTCTTGGGGCGGACCGCCATACCGGCGGATGGAGCGCCGCGAGCCGGGCTGTCCTCGCCGTCACTTGGTTTGGAGCCCATCGCGGATGCGGCGCGGATGCGTGTCTTGGTCGCCGAGGACAACGAGATCGCTGCCAAGGTGATCACCCGCTTTCTGGGCAAGATGGGCTTCGAGCTCACCTGCGTGGCCGACGGGGAGGCGGCCTTGGCCGAAGCGCTGAGCGGCGACTACGGGATCGCGATCGTGGATCTGCGGATGCCCAAGCTCGACGGGATCGGCTTCGCCCGGCGCTACCGCGAGCAGGCGCCGCATCGACCGATCCCGATCGTCGCATTGACCGCCAACGCCTCCGAGGACGTCAAGCGCGACTGCCTGTCGGCAGGTATGGATGACTTTCTGTCGAAACCGGTCAAGCCCCACGAGCTGCGGCGCGCGCTGGCAGCGGCGCTCCGCGAGCTTCCAGCCGCCGGTACGGTCGGTTGA
- the rsxG gene encoding electron transport complex subunit RsxG produces the protein MKKAPIILAAVVLSAFSVTGVALVAVTHHLMDGRIAENQRIAMLSKLEAIIPDGQFDNAPLEDMIQVSARDLLGAESTRVYRVRKAGEPTAVILNPVVPDGYAGPIQLLVSVLRDGSVGGVRVLFHLETPGLGDKIEERKSDWVLSFNGKSLSNPTPERWGVKRDGGEFDQFTGATITPRAIVEAVKNTLIYVQQQGDALFEPVDSVTTAAKGAG, from the coding sequence ATGAAGAAAGCACCGATCATCCTGGCCGCCGTCGTGCTGAGCGCCTTCTCCGTCACCGGCGTCGCACTTGTCGCCGTGACCCATCATCTGATGGACGGGCGCATCGCCGAGAACCAAAGGATTGCGATGCTGAGCAAGCTCGAGGCCATCATCCCGGACGGACAGTTCGACAACGCGCCCCTCGAGGATATGATCCAGGTGAGTGCGCGTGACCTCCTCGGCGCCGAGAGCACGCGCGTCTATCGCGTGCGCAAGGCCGGCGAGCCCACCGCCGTCATCCTGAATCCAGTCGTCCCGGACGGGTATGCCGGCCCGATCCAGCTCTTGGTCTCTGTCCTGCGTGACGGCAGCGTCGGTGGGGTGCGCGTCTTGTTTCACCTCGAGACACCCGGGCTCGGCGACAAGATCGAGGAGCGCAAGTCCGACTGGGTATTGAGCTTCAACGGCAAGTCGCTCTCCAACCCGACGCCCGAGCGCTGGGGAGTGAAGCGCGACGGCGGCGAATTCGATCAATTCACCGGCGCGACCATCACTCCCCGCGCGATCGTCGAGGCGGTGAAGAACACGCTCATTTATGTCCAACAGCAAGGCGATGCCCTCTTCGAGCCCGTTGATAGCGTCACGACCGCGGCGAAGGGGGCGGGTTGA
- a CDS encoding phosphoribulokinase has product MSKKHPIVAVTGSSGAGTTTVKRAFEHIFYRDGIKAAVIEGDSFHRYDRVEMKAEMARAAETHHNLSHFGPEANRFDLLEELFRNYGESGAGKQRYYIHSDSEAVHHNARLGTQLQAGQFTPWEDLPEGTDVLFYEGLHGLVVTEEDNVAQHVDLGVGVVPIINLEWIQKIFRDNAERGYSAEAIVDTIMRRMPDYIRHVTPQFSLTDINFQRVATVDTSNPFIARDIPTPDESFVIIRFKDPERLQIDFPYVLSMIHDSFMSRRNTMVVPGGKMGMAMEVILQPIIERMMDARRV; this is encoded by the coding sequence ATGTCCAAGAAGCATCCGATCGTTGCGGTAACCGGTTCCTCGGGTGCCGGTACGACGACCGTCAAGCGCGCCTTCGAGCACATCTTTTATCGCGACGGGATCAAGGCCGCCGTGATCGAGGGTGACAGTTTCCACCGCTACGACCGCGTGGAGATGAAGGCCGAGATGGCGCGTGCCGCCGAGACCCACCACAACCTCAGCCATTTCGGTCCCGAGGCCAATCGGTTCGACCTCCTCGAGGAGCTCTTTCGCAATTACGGCGAGAGCGGCGCCGGCAAGCAGCGCTACTACATCCATAGCGACTCGGAGGCCGTTCACCACAACGCACGCCTCGGCACGCAGCTGCAGGCCGGCCAGTTCACGCCGTGGGAGGATCTTCCCGAGGGCACCGACGTGCTCTTCTACGAAGGACTCCACGGATTGGTGGTGACCGAGGAGGACAATGTCGCCCAGCACGTCGACCTCGGCGTCGGCGTGGTCCCGATCATCAACCTGGAGTGGATCCAGAAGATCTTCCGCGACAACGCCGAGCGCGGCTATTCGGCCGAGGCGATCGTCGACACCATCATGCGGCGCATGCCGGACTACATCCGCCACGTCACGCCGCAGTTCTCGCTGACCGACATCAACTTCCAGCGCGTGGCGACGGTCGACACTTCAAACCCCTTCATCGCCCGCGATATACCGACACCCGACGAGAGCTTCGTCATCATCCGATTCAAGGATCCCGAACGGCTCCAGATCGATTTCCCGTATGTCCTATCGATGATCCACGATTCCTTCATGTCGCGGCGCAATACGATGGTCGTGCCGGGAGGCAAGATGGGGATGGCGATGGAGGTCATCCTGCAGCCCATCATCGAGCGCATGATGGACGCGCGCAGGGTCTGA
- the ybeY gene encoding rRNA maturation RNase YbeY: protein MSGDGPLGLELDLQIACEAADLPAPDDFERWAAAALAGRRERAALTIRLVDAAEGAVLNGTYRGREGPTNVLSFPFDLPPELELGLDPQDPIADLLGDIVICADVVQREAREQCKTAQAHWAHMVVHGVLHLLDYDHLTESDAEEMETLESGILGELGFPSPYEDQ, encoded by the coding sequence ATGAGCGGCGATGGGCCCTTGGGGCTGGAGCTGGATCTCCAGATCGCCTGCGAGGCAGCGGATCTCCCTGCCCCCGACGACTTCGAGCGCTGGGCGGCGGCCGCCTTGGCCGGTCGGCGCGAGCGTGCGGCCCTGACCATTCGCCTCGTGGATGCCGCGGAGGGGGCGGTCCTGAACGGAACCTATCGCGGACGCGAAGGGCCGACCAATGTCCTCTCCTTTCCGTTCGACCTTCCGCCCGAGCTGGAGCTCGGTCTCGATCCGCAGGATCCGATCGCCGATCTGCTTGGCGACATCGTGATTTGCGCCGACGTGGTGCAGCGCGAGGCACGCGAACAGTGCAAGACCGCCCAGGCCCACTGGGCCCATATGGTGGTGCACGGTGTCCTGCATCTGCTTGATTACGATCATCTTACCGAGAGCGATGCCGAGGAGATGGAAACCCTGGAATCGGGTATCCTCGGCGAATTGGGATTTCCTTCACCTTACGAGGATCAATAA